A region of the Bacteroidales bacterium genome:
CGACGGGAAGCGACAGGAACTTTGTATACACTGCAAATTTGACTTTAGTGACACCAAACGATGGGATAGAGTTTATTAGGAGCACTAACTCAACCATTGGTGGCACACCTTCAAATTCAAATGCGAATTCGTTTTTCAGGGATGTGGTGTTTGTACCGGAAGGCGGGCCTGAACTAAAGGCTACTGATCAGCCAGAAATAACAAAATCACTCCATGATATTACATTGGATGCTATATTATATCCCAATCCTGCCAATCATTTGGCATATATCCAGTTCAAGGTACCTACGGAGGGTGAAGCATCGGTTGAAATATGCGCTATTAACGGAAGTCTATTAATAAATTCAAGGATCAAAATCATAGATGACAAAATTGAAATTGATCTACAGGAATTGAATCGAGGAATCTATTTGATTCGAATCATGCTTAATGACCAAATAAAAGTTTTTCGAATTGTAAAGAACTGACAATAAAAGAGGGGTGCTTCTAAACGAGGCACCCCTTTTATTAACTGACTATGAAAGTCAGATTACAAGTGTTTTTTAACCAGGATCCGTTTCATCTGGTTTTTTATGGATTGCATCACCAGCTCTTTAGTCCACAGAACAGGATTATTTGTCCAACGCTGGGGATGAACAGTAATCATCATATGATCTGGTAGTATCTTTTCTTCTGCGGCTCTGATTATATCAAAAGTAGAGTGGAAATTATGCCTCAATATCCTGTTCTCATCCCTATAAACCTTTAACCTTCCATCCTTCGTCATTCCAACAATCTCCTCCACTCTCTCCTCTCTCCTCTCTGCTCTTTCTTCACCACCGATTACCGAATACCGATTACCTTTGGCTGCAGTAGGTTCAGCATGGGAGACGCTTACTTTGTCTCTCACACTCACGCTCTCCCCGTCCCATCTTCTTCCAGTATCAGTTAAATAAAATACCCTTGTAAAGTTCATATCTAAATAGGGTTCAAACTCAATTCCAAAGTCTTTATAACTATATTTTTCCCAAAGTTGCCGATTATCATATTTGCTCAACGGGCTTCCATGCATGCATATGGTTTTAACCGGGTAAAACTGGCGGAAATATTTGAGATTTTTTTCAAAACTTCTAATTGCTTCATCAAGATTGCCTTTACATAATGTCAGATCTTCATAATGATAACCGATTTCATGGCCAAGTGATGCGATTTGTTCGATTATTTTCGGGTTGTTACTTTGAGGAACTATTCTAAAATAGTAAATACCAATTAATTTAAAATCATATTCAATTTTGGATATTTGTAAAGAATTAAAAGGCATTTTATCTACATCATGCCTAAAAATAATATTATTAGCTGAAGATGTATCAGAAAATAAATTATTGGTCAATCGATTAATTAGGGATTTATATGAATCTAAAGTAAAATCTAACACCACAGTATTATTTAAAGTTATTTTGATATAATGGATTATCTCGTATAACCTGTATACTTTTAGGAAAATTTTCTATAAACCAAGTGTAAAAACTTGTAACATCCATTTTTTCCTTAAGTAAGGAATTTCTACGTTCGTTAAAAATATCCCTTAAATTTGGAGTATTAATTAATTCATCAATCTTATCAAATAATTCTTTCTCATTTCCTGATTTTATACCAAATCCAAGATTATATTTATTTTCAATTTCATTCAAATAGCTAATTTTTCCTACGAAATCATTATATCTTATAAATGGTGTGCCTAATAAACCTGCTTCAGTACACATGGTTTGACTATCACCAATGAAAAGGTCAGCATAGGCTATATAATGATGTATATTATTCAAATTTCCTTTAAATCGATAGGGTTCTAATTCTTTTAATATTGGTCGTTCACTGCTAATAATAACTTTCCCCTTTTTTTTAAGTTTTGATACTAAATCTTTTGCTAACTTATCTGAGATACCAGATTTCCCAGAATCATGATACGCTGTAAGACCCGAAAACCTGAGAATAAAGTAATTTTGGTTATTATTTATTTCAACTAAATTACGATTTGGTTTAAACCAATTAGGATGTAAATATGCAAGTTTTTGAAAACCATCATAAAAAATAGTTTTCTTATTCCAAAGGCTATTATTTACACATTTTGGAGCCAAAATACAATCAAAAAATGGATAGCAGGTAAGGGCTCCTAAAAACATAGTCAAAGAAAGATTAACATCATCTTCACCAAAAAATAAGGCTGGAACCTTAATAAAACCTGATATTTGGCCAATTTCTGGAGAAGTACCGATCATCAAGTCGGGATTGAAATTCTTAGCTACTTTGTATAATTCTTTATTTCTTTTAATTAAAGAAGCAAGTATAGAATATAGATTCTTTTTTCTATATCCCCTTGAAATTTGAATGAAATTGAGATTTTTAACCAATTCAATTAAGATATCCTTGTCCTTAATGGTTATTAAAACCTCATGCCCTTCATTTTGCAAATTGTTTATTGTGTTTTTAAATAAATGGTAGTGAGCAGGATGATTTAAGTGGAATAGAAAACGCCTTTTATACGGAGTAACTTTCATTTATTTTATTCGCTATTGTAATTATATGTTTTTTAGATACCAATGAATGAATTGGTATTACAATAATATTATTAATAATTTTTTCAGTATTTGGGCAATCTCCCATTTTATATCCAAATTCTTTTGCCCATTCAATGCATTTGAAGAAATGTTTACCTGCCTCAATATTTACATCTAATAGTTCATTAATTAAGTTATCCCTATTATTAATTAATATGGGAAATGCATAAAAATTAGGACAATTACCGTTTTTCAAATAGTTTATAGTAAGTTTTATTTTTAGTTTAGTAACTAAATAATTCGCATTTTGTTTGTGTATATCTCGTAGGGAGTTACAAAGTGTAAAATTCTGAAGTAATAGAGGTTTAAGCCATTTATGT
Encoded here:
- a CDS encoding T9SS type A sorting domain-containing protein; protein product: ISGPYSWNITAGTQGWQEFALPMPVPLVSGGVYIVSVTTGSDRNFVYTANLTLVTPNDGIEFIRSTNSTIGGTPSNSNANSFFRDVVFVPEGGPELKATDQPEITKSLHDITLDAILYPNPANHLAYIQFKVPTEGEASVEICAINGSLLINSRIKIIDDKIEIDLQELNRGIYLIRIMLNDQIKVFRIVKN
- a CDS encoding DUF354 domain-containing protein; translated protein: MKVTPYKRRFLFHLNHPAHYHLFKNTINNLQNEGHEVLITIKDKDILIELVKNLNFIQISRGYRKKNLYSILASLIKRNKELYKVAKNFNPDLMIGTSPEIGQISGFIKVPALFFGEDDVNLSLTMFLGALTCYPFFDCILAPKCVNNSLWNKKTIFYDGFQKLAYLHPNWFKPNRNLVEINNNQNYFILRFSGLTAYHDSGKSGISDKLAKDLVSKLKKKGKVIISSERPILKELEPYRFKGNLNNIHHYIAYADLFIGDSQTMCTEAGLLGTPFIRYNDFVGKISYLNEIENKYNLGFGIKSGNEKELFDKIDELINTPNLRDIFNERRNSLLKEKMDVTSFYTWFIENFPKSIQVIRDNPLYQNNFK